Genomic window (Streptomyces sp. LX-29):
GTACGAAGTCCGCGAGGAGATGCGCACGGTGGCGCGAACCGAGCGTGAGCTGGAGGAAGACCTCACGAGCATGGGCATCGCCCAGGCGCTCGCGTTCGAACGCGTGATGCTGCTCGCCGGGGACGAGGTGATCGAGGTCGCCCACTCGGTGCAGGAGGCAACGGCCGCCATCGGGTGGCAGGCGCGAGGCGTGGTGGACGGCACCTTGGCTGCGTGGCGTCAACTGCACACCGTCGCCTTCGAAGCGATCAACCGTTTCCACGAGCGGGCGAGGTACGACCTCGGGGTGAGCGGCGATTTTGACGGACAGCAGCACACGGCGCGTGGGCTGCTCCTCCCCAACTCGCGGGCCGAGGTCGAGAACGACGGATCATGACCATTCCCGGCTGGTCACGACGGGCGTTGACCGAAGCGCTGTTGTGACCTTCGCGGATGGGGGACCATAGCGGTGCCGGGTTTACGGGGAGGCACGAGTGACACGTACCGCGCGTTGGTTGTTAGTGACCGTCGGGGCCTTGGCCGTCTTCGGCTTGTGCGTATGGCTGGGCGACCTCGTTTTGCCGTGGGATCGGCCGGAGCGCATCGCCACCGGAGCAGGCGCGGGGGCGGTCATCGCCGGCTTGCTGGGCGCCTGGGCGGCATCGGTGATCGGTTCCGCTCCAGGGCCGGCACCCGGACCACCGCAGGGAAACACCGCATCGGGAGAACGGTCCGTGGCCGCAGGTGACAACTCCGGCGTCATCATCACCGGTGACGGAGGCACGGTCCGACGATGAGCCTGTCGCACGGTCCCGCTGCGGCCGGAGGGCGATCGGCTGCGGCGGACAGCAACTCTGGGGTTGTCGCCACGGGCGACAATCCTCGGATCGAACAGCGAACCCTGGTCCTGCCTCCTGATGCGCTGCGGCCGGCGGTGACCGAGGAATCGGCGGCGTGCCTCAACAACCTGCCGAACCCTGCCAGCACGGTCTTCGAAGGCCGAGAAGACGCCTTGGAGACGCTGGCGTCACTACCCTCCACCGGTACGGGGATCGTCGCCCAGAGTGTGCGCGGCATGGGTGGGGTGGGCAAGAGCACCCTGGTGCTGCATCATGCGCGACGTCACCTGAGTAGCGGACGCGGGCCGGTGTGGTGGATCACCGCCGAGTCTGCCGAGGAGGTGACCGCAGGCCTGGCAGCGCTGGCAGTCACGCTGAACCCAGTGCATGTCGCCCTGCCTCTGGACGAGGCAGCAGCCTGGGCGGTGAGCTGGCTTCAAGGTCGCACCGGCTGGCTTTTGGTCTTGGACAACGTGGAGGATGCCGCTCACCTGCACGATCTCTTGGGGCGCCTTTCGACGGGACAAGTGCTGATCACCACCAGACGCCACCTCCCATGGGACGGAATGGGGGCCCTGATTTACCTGGACACCCTTCACCCCGAGGCGTCCCTAGCCGTCCTGCGTGACCTCACCGGCCGCCGTGAGGACGCTGACACCGAAGTGTTGAACGAGCTTGCTGCCGAGCTCGGACACCTTCCCTTGGCTCTTCAGCAGGCCGGCGCATATCTTGCGCGGACCTGCACGAGTCCCAGCTCCTACGTGGCGCGGTTCCGGGACGATCCGGCAGCAGTCCTCGCCACCACCACTCCCGGCGACCCTCATCAGCGGACAATTGCTCGTCTCTGGCATCTGTCCTTCGACGCGCTCCAGGCCGCCGACCCCAACGCGGTCTACCTGCTGCGCATTCTTGCCTACCTTGGCCCGACCCCTCTGCCCCGCAGTGTCCTTGAGTTCCTCCCCATACATGTGGATGTCGATCAGGCATTGGGGCTCCTTGCTGCCTACAGCATGGTGTCTCTGAGCGAGAATGCCGTCGTTGTGCACCGACTCCTGCAAGCCGTGTTGCGCACCACCACGCTGTCTCGTCCCTCAGCTAAGAGGCGATGGCGTCTGCCGATCGTTCGACGACGTCGACCGAACCCAGCTCCCCCTCATCCAGCCAACGTCGCTGTTGTGCTGCTTTTGACGGCTGCCGAACGCCAAGATCCTCGAGAGGCGCGGGATTGGCCGTACTGGCAAGAGCTTCTACCCCATGTCCAAGCTGCCGCTGGTCACTATCCTCCGCACCAGGCTGACGCAGATTTGGCTCTGCTACTCAACTTTGCGGGAATCTATGCGAGGGCGCGTGGGCGAGCTGGCCATGCGTTGCCCCTAGATGAGCGTGCTTTGGCGATCGCCGAGGCTGCGTTGGGCTCCGACCACCCGACCACTGCCGTGTGTCTTGGCAACCTTGCAGCGACTTATGGCGAGCTGGGGCGGCACGCTGAAGCCCTGCCTCTGGAGGAGCGTGCTTTGGCGATCGCCGAGGCTGTGCTGGGCTCCGACCACCCCAGTACTGGCCTGCGGCTTGGCAACCTTGCAGCGACTTATGGCGAGCTGGGGCGGCACGCTGAAGCCTTGCCTTTGAAGGAGCGTGCTTTGGCGATCGCCGAGGCTGCGTTGGGCTCCGACCACCCGACCGCTGCCGTGTGTCTTGGCAACCTTGCAGTGACTTATGGCGAGCTGGGGCGGCACGCTGAAGCTCTGCCTTTGAAGGAGCGTGCTTTGGCGATCACCGAGGCTGTGCTGGGCTCCGACCACCCAGACACTGGCCTGCGGCTTGGCAACCTTGCGATGACTTATGGCGAGCTGGGGCGGCACGCTGAAGCCTTGCCTTTGCAGGAGCGTGCTTTGGCGATCACCGAGGCTGCGTTGGGCTCCGACCACCCGACCACTGCCGTGTGTCTTGGCAACCTTGCGATGACTTATGGCGAGCTGGGGCGGCACGCTGAAGCTCTGCCTTTGAAGGAGCGTGCTTTGGCGATCACCGAGGCTGTGCTGGGCTCCGACCACCCAGACACTGCCGTGTGTCTTGGCAACCTTGCAGCGACTTATGGCGAGCTGGGGCGGCACGCTGAAGCCTTGCCTTTGCAGGAGCGTGCTTTGGCGATCACCGAGGCTGTGCTGGGCTCCGACCACCCAGACACTGGTCTGTGTCTTGGCAACCTTGCAGCGACTTATAGCGAGCTGGGGCGGCACGCTGAAGCTCTGCCTCTGGAGGAGCGTGCTTTGGCGATCGCCGAGGCTGTGCTGGGCTCCGACCACCCCAGTACTGGTCTGTGTCTTGGCAACCTTGCAGCGACTTATAGCGAGCTGGGGCGGCACGCTGAAGCTCTGCCTCTGCAGGAGCGTGCTTTGGCGATCGCCGAGGCTGTGCTGGGCTCCGACCACCCCAGTACTGGCCTGCGGCTTGGCAACCTTGCAGCGACTTATAGCGCACTGGGGCGGCACGCTGAAGCCTTGCCTTTGAAGGAGCGTGCTTTGGCGATCGCCGAGGCTGCGTTGGGCTCCGACCACCCAGACACTGGTCTGTGTCTTGGCAACCTTGCAGCGACTTATGGCGAGTTGGGGCGGCACGCTGAAGCTCTGCCTTTGCAGGAGCGTGCTTTGGCGATCATCGAGGCTGTGCTGGGCTCCGACCACCCAGACACTGGTCTGTGTCTTGGCAACCTTGCAGTGAATTATGGCGAGTTGGGGCGGCACGCTGAAGCTCTGCCTCTGCAGGAGCGTGCTTTGGCGATTACCGAGGCCACGCTGGGCCCCGACCACCCGAAGACCGCCGTACGTCGTCGCAACCTTGCCCGAGCACGTGAAGCCCTCAACGAGACAGAAGGCAGCAATCAGTCGCCCTCGTAGCAGGTGATCAGCCGTTCCCCCCGAACCGCCACCCATCCATCGCCGCCAGCACCCGAGCCCGAGCCTCGACCACCGCGAACCGCGCCTCCCGCTCTCCCTCGTTCACGTGCGCCGCCTGGCTCGTGACCTGTCCCGGCCACTTCCGGTAGAGCAGCCCCGTCTCCGCGCTGAACCACCCGCGGCTCACCGCGCTCAGGGCCAGCAACAGCCCCGTGTCCTCCGACGCCGGCAGGGCCATCCACCCACCCAGCGCCAACAACAGGTCACGGCGCACGAAAAGCGTCGCAGGGTGGACCTGGGCGCGGTAGTTGTGCGCCTTCCAGTGGGCTAGGACGGCGCCCATGTCGATGGGTCCTTCGGGCGGGTCCTGGTCGAAGCCGACGGTTGAGCCGTCGGGCAGGAGGTCCAGTACGCGCGAGGTGGCCCAGCCGAGCTCCGGGTCGTGCTCCAGCGCGGCCAGGTCGCGGGCGAGGGAGCCCGGGGTCAGCATGTCGTCGGCGTCCAGAACCTTGACGTATCGGCCTTCGGCGCGGGAGAGCGCCATCGTGCGGGCGACGCCGGCGCGGCCGGGGCGGCCCTGGCCGAAGCTGATGCGGGCGTCGTCGGGGACGTACGGTCGGACGGCGTCCGTCTCGCCGTCTTCCTGGATGACCCACTGCCAGTCCCAGCCATCGGGCAACTCCTGGTCCAGGAGCGACTTGTAGGCGTCGGCCAGGTACTCGGCGGCCGGCGCGTGCACCGGGGTGATCACGGAGATCAGATTCGTCATGGTTACCACCTGGTCAGGGGAGTCGTGAAGACCAGTTCCGTCCGGTCTCCGGGCAGGGTCACGTCCGAGATCTCCACCACGCGTCCGGTGGTGTCGATCGAGGTCTTTCGCAGGACGATCACGGAGACGCCCTTGCTGAGGCCGAGCTCCTCGGTCTCTTCCACGGTCGGCGGTCGGGCCGTGATCCGCTCGACGATGCGGTCGAGCTCGATGCCGACGCGGTGGAGCTGGTTCTGTGTACCCCCGGGCCACGGCTCCTTGGTCTCGTCCAGGAGATCGGGGTCGACCGCGACCATGTCGTGGATGAGGTATGAGTGCGCGAGGTTGAACGGCGCGTCCTCGCCGTCGGAGCGCGTGCGGTAGACCCGCTCCAGCAGTCGCGTGCCGACCGGCACGCCGAAGGCGTCGGCCAGGTCCTCGTTGGCCTTGGTGTCGCGGTATGAGGCCCTGAACACGAGGTCGGAGATGGTGAGCCCGGTGTCGTGCTCGGTGGCGCCGGTCGTCAGGCGCTCTTCCTCGGAACGGCGGGCCCGGTCCTTCTCCCACTGGTGGCGCGAGTTGTTCCGCTCGACCCGCTGGCGGGGCTTGCGGACGAAGTTCCCCACGCCGTGCCGCTTGTCGATCAGCCCCTCGGCCTGGAGCTCGGCCAGGGCCTTGCGCAGCGTCGGCTGCGTGGTCTTGTACTCCGTCACCAGTTCGGCCTCGGCCGGCAGCTTCTGTCCCGGCTGGAGGTGACCGGTCCTGATGCGCTGCCGGAGCGCATCCGCGATCCGCTCGTACCTCGCCATGGTGCCCACCGCCTTTCACGTCGTCCGACACCCACAGCTTAAGTCCTTAAGAGGTGTTGACGACATGAGGTCTGCGTCTCTATGGTCGGGTCAAGTCCTTAAGAGGTCTTAAGCACAAGACCTCTTAAGGACTCGCCAGCAGTGCTGTGCCATGCCCGCCGACCGAGGCGCGGCGCCGCGCGGCCACCGGCCTAATCCGCGAAGGAGATCCCCGTGCTTCTCGCCCTCGGCGACGTCGTCCGCGTCCACAACGACCAGACCCTCGGCACCGTGGCCGGCTTCGCCAGCCACAGCCACGGCAACATGGTCTGCGTCCAGGTCAGCGGCGGCACCGTGCGCGCCATCCAGCCGCATGACCTGGAGCTCGTGGCCCGCTCCTTCAAGCCGGTGACCACCGGCCAGTCGCTCGCGACGCTGCTCTTCGTCGTGCTCGGGCTGGCCGTCGCCGTGGTGAACGGGATCTCGGTCCACAACCTGGGGGCGGACCTGTTGCTGACCACCTTCGTGACCATCGCCTCGCTGACCACGATCACCGGTGGCCTGGTCAACACCTTCCAGCGGCCGCGCCGGATCCGCGTCTGATCACAGCCCTCGTCTGGCCTTGCTCCACCCCGGCGCGGCGGTCCTCCCGTGCAAAGGACATCGCCGTCGCTCCGGTCTCCCTGTCCACGCGAGAACAGGAGCACACCGTGACGCATTACCTCGTCGGCGGCCGCCTGGTCGCCATCCACGACGAGACCGTTGAACTGTCCCTCGGCACGCCGCCCGAACTCTGGCTTGGCGTGAAGGGGGAGAGCGAGGAGGAGCGGGCGGGCCGGCTGGCCGCGGCGCGCGACATCTTCGCCGAGGAGCAGGACCCGAACGTCATCGACCTCGTGATCCGGCTGACGGTCGCCGCGATCGAGGCGGACGCCGAGGACCTGTTGAGCATGGCCGCGCCGGCGCCTCGGCGCGGGGCCGAGGACGGCGCCGCCGGGAAGGGGGACCGATGACGACCAGGAAGGACTTCGGGTCGCAGGAGTTCCGCCCGCTGACCCTGGGGGAGCTGAGCACGCCCGTGCTTGCCCTGCACGCGCTGGCCACCGTGCACGCGAGCCTTCCGGCTCCGTCCCTGTCGATCTCCACCATCTACCCGGATCAGTTGAGCCTCCAGTTCTTCGGCGACCTCGCCGCGTTCGAGGCGTGGCGCGAGGCGTTGAGCATCGAGCCCGGCGGTATCGAGTACGGCGAACAGAGCGGCGGCCGCACCCGTGTGTTGACCGGATACACCGAGTACGCCGGCGCCCGCATCCGACTGACCGCATACGGCGATGTCCTCATCGCCACAGCGGGCGGTGGCGCGTGAACCGCACTGGTAGGACGCTGCTCGTTCTCGCGCTGGTCGCCGTGGTCGGCATGGCGTTCCGCGTCTCGTGGAACGCGCTGCGAGACGTGGCGAAGGCGGTCGGGGCGGACAACACGGCCGCGACGCTGTACCCGTTCGTGGTCGACGGCCTCATGGCGCTGGCGCTGGTCGCCACGCTGGTGCTCGATCGCGCCGACAAGCGGTTCGCGTTGCGCGTGCTGGCCGCGTACACCCTGGCCTCGCTCGTTCTGAACTACGTACACGGGCTGGTGCCACAGTTCCACGCCCGGTCGGTCGTCTGGGGCCGGTTGGCTGACTGGGACCCGGCGAACTGGGCACTCGTGCTGCTGGCCACCTCGTTGCCGGTCGGCTCCATCTTCTTCGGTTCCGACCTGGTCGCCCGAGTCCTGCACCACCGCCCCGACGCTGACGCGGTCGCGGCCGTACCGGCCGCGGGAGAGGGCGAGCGTACGGCCCCGGAGGGGCCGCGTACGCACCCCGTACACCCGGAGTCGAACGCGCGCTCCATTTCCGCCGCTGAGGTGGAGCCGGAGCGCACGGGCGCCCGTACGCGGGAGCCCTCGTACGGTCCGAACGCGCAGGTCACACCCCGTACGCCCGCACCTGAGAAGACGCTGCGTACGACCACCGCACGCACCGGCCGTACGGCCGGGCGGAAGGCGGCGGACCGGGCGTTCGACGAGGCGGAGCTGGAGCGTACGCGTCAGCGTGCAGAACAGGCGTACGCCGAGTCCCTCGATGCCGGAAACCCGATCGGCCCGGCCGCGCTGGGCCGGGAGTTCGGGTTCTCAGAGGGCTGGGGCCGCAAACGCATCAAGGCCGTGGAAGAACGCCGGACCGCCGAAGCGGACCGCCGCCCGCACCTAGTCGGCGCGGCCGCCGGCTCCTGACGGCGCTGCCCGGCCTGGGCATCGAGCGCCAATCGTGCGCCCAACGAACCAGCTCTGATCCGCACGGCCTGACACGGGGCCCGGTCTCACACCGACCAAAGCAGCGGCCGGGCCCCGGCACTCCCAACACATCAGTGAAGGAGCACGCACCATCATGACGGAGACAACCACCTCCCCTCCGCCGAAAGCCCCCAAAGCGCCGGAAGACACGACGGCCGAGGTACTGCCGTTCCCGTTGAAGAAGAAGCCGGCCGACCCCGATGCTCTCGCCGCGGGCGAGGTCAAGCCCGGCGAGTGGGAGGCCGAGCTTCCCGACGAGAACCCGGACGACGACGGGCAGGTGGCGGAGGGTGATCCGGTCGACCCGTCCCCACACCTCTACCCGCCGTCGATCGCCGACGTGATCGAGGCCAAGGACAAGGCCCGCCGGCCGGTCCTGCCGGACTGGCTGACCAGCGCCAAGCAGCGCGCCGCGGTCGCCAGGTGGGCCGCCGGCCACTACGGCCAGACCA
Coding sequences:
- a CDS encoding GntR family transcriptional regulator, whose amino-acid sequence is MARYERIADALRQRIRTGHLQPGQKLPAEAELVTEYKTTQPTLRKALAELQAEGLIDKRHGVGNFVRKPRQRVERNNSRHQWEKDRARRSEEERLTTGATEHDTGLTISDLVFRASYRDTKANEDLADAFGVPVGTRLLERVYRTRSDGEDAPFNLAHSYLIHDMVAVDPDLLDETKEPWPGGTQNQLHRVGIELDRIVERITARPPTVEETEELGLSKGVSVIVLRKTSIDTTGRVVEISDVTLPGDRTELVFTTPLTRW
- a CDS encoding glycosyltransferase family 2 protein, with translation MTNLISVITPVHAPAAEYLADAYKSLLDQELPDGWDWQWVIQEDGETDAVRPYVPDDARISFGQGRPGRAGVARTMALSRAEGRYVKVLDADDMLTPGSLARDLAALEHDPELGWATSRVLDLLPDGSTVGFDQDPPEGPIDMGAVLAHWKAHNYRAQVHPATLFVRRDLLLALGGWMALPASEDTGLLLALSAVSRGWFSAETGLLYRKWPGQVTSQAAHVNEGEREARFAVVEARARVLAAMDGWRFGGNG
- a CDS encoding DUF2637 domain-containing protein, whose product is MNRTGRTLLVLALVAVVGMAFRVSWNALRDVAKAVGADNTAATLYPFVVDGLMALALVATLVLDRADKRFALRVLAAYTLASLVLNYVHGLVPQFHARSVVWGRLADWDPANWALVLLATSLPVGSIFFGSDLVARVLHHRPDADAVAAVPAAGEGERTAPEGPRTHPVHPESNARSISAAEVEPERTGARTREPSYGPNAQVTPRTPAPEKTLRTTTARTGRTAGRKAADRAFDEAELERTRQRAEQAYAESLDAGNPIGPAALGREFGFSEGWGRKRIKAVEERRTAEADRRPHLVGAAAGS
- a CDS encoding tetratricopeptide repeat protein → MSLSHGPAAAGGRSAAADSNSGVVATGDNPRIEQRTLVLPPDALRPAVTEESAACLNNLPNPASTVFEGREDALETLASLPSTGTGIVAQSVRGMGGVGKSTLVLHHARRHLSSGRGPVWWITAESAEEVTAGLAALAVTLNPVHVALPLDEAAAWAVSWLQGRTGWLLVLDNVEDAAHLHDLLGRLSTGQVLITTRRHLPWDGMGALIYLDTLHPEASLAVLRDLTGRREDADTEVLNELAAELGHLPLALQQAGAYLARTCTSPSSYVARFRDDPAAVLATTTPGDPHQRTIARLWHLSFDALQAADPNAVYLLRILAYLGPTPLPRSVLEFLPIHVDVDQALGLLAAYSMVSLSENAVVVHRLLQAVLRTTTLSRPSAKRRWRLPIVRRRRPNPAPPHPANVAVVLLLTAAERQDPREARDWPYWQELLPHVQAAAGHYPPHQADADLALLLNFAGIYARARGRAGHALPLDERALAIAEAALGSDHPTTAVCLGNLAATYGELGRHAEALPLEERALAIAEAVLGSDHPSTGLRLGNLAATYGELGRHAEALPLKERALAIAEAALGSDHPTAAVCLGNLAVTYGELGRHAEALPLKERALAITEAVLGSDHPDTGLRLGNLAMTYGELGRHAEALPLQERALAITEAALGSDHPTTAVCLGNLAMTYGELGRHAEALPLKERALAITEAVLGSDHPDTAVCLGNLAATYGELGRHAEALPLQERALAITEAVLGSDHPDTGLCLGNLAATYSELGRHAEALPLEERALAIAEAVLGSDHPSTGLCLGNLAATYSELGRHAEALPLQERALAIAEAVLGSDHPSTGLRLGNLAATYSALGRHAEALPLKERALAIAEAALGSDHPDTGLCLGNLAATYGELGRHAEALPLQERALAIIEAVLGSDHPDTGLCLGNLAVNYGELGRHAEALPLQERALAITEATLGPDHPKTAVRRRNLARAREALNETEGSNQSPS